The Colletotrichum higginsianum IMI 349063 chromosome 2, whole genome shotgun sequence genome has a segment encoding these proteins:
- a CDS encoding Protein kinase yak1, with product MDSQWQQGYADSAGSARRYNGSGAQVPRGDYNGQPGPQGQQPPAGFKYDQYQSPGGMSSHAASAATSPMSTPQMRDNNGDVPMHDAQDSYTGMKYPMRPHHQSHLSGSRSSTLYSPQEPSAAAQRYSPMEALSPTSPYAPKSAQGQFASPPGQRQSPTRQSEYMPQSPHYGGRQQPPQLPPIAPYGAAHDGYPSAVVANIDGAFAGDPKSPRRPIPQPMPRGPAPEFRQCRAPTDLRPKVNAQPPFRRANPEGGFISPLQALTVHLPATYRICNPNFKYESSRNPRRVLTKPSKGVKNDGYDNEDSDYILYVNDILGSEEAGHKNRYLILDVLGQGTFGQVVKCQNLKTQEVVAVKVIKNRTAYFNQSMMEVSVLDLLNTKLDKNDDHHLLRLKDTFIHRQHLCLVFELLSVNLYELIKQNQFRGLSTTLVRVFAQQLLNGLALLNKARLIHCDLKPENILLKNLESPIIKIIDFGSACDERQTVYTYIQSRFYRSPEVLLGLPYSSAIDMWSLGCIVVELFLGLPLFPGSSEYNQVSRIVDMLGNPPNWMIEMGKQAGEFFEKRQDEFGRRTYQLKSMEQYAREHSTKEQPSKKYFQANTLPEIIKSYPMPRKNMKQSEIDREMNNRIAFIDFVRGLLNINPLERWSPQQAKLHPFITQQKFTGPFVPPMNLKSSSLNRSPAPGTQQQQQAEALSKQRAQAAQAQANSAAQGAYAQMAAQYQQPAHSQQPPIYNNQPMYSPSSSHAAQPPPYGAQQGAYGLMTQQPAQMPPGPYGGSAAQQQQQQQQQPGLYPQQGMRPARQRASTMEQQQSGIPAAIQRVASHLDPSQPIRLQPSPAYYPPPTDGGMAGMENAAQRAGRRGSRVQQGGRGNRDFIRNLEERTLEEGFMGNQNPWH from the exons ATGGACTCCCAGTGGCAGCAGGGCTATGCCGACTCGGCCGGCTCTGCGAGGAGATACAATGGCAGCGGTGCCCAGGTGCCCCGGGGAGACTACAATGGGCAACCAGGCCCGCAAGGTCAGCAGCCGCCTGCCGGCTTCAAGTACGACCAGTACCAAAGCCCTGGCGGCATGTCTTCTCACGCCGCCAGCGCTGCCACATCGCCAATGTCCACGCCCCAGATGCGCGATAACAACGGCGATGTTCCCATGCACGATGCCCAGGACTCGTATACAGGCATGAAATATCCCATGAGACCCCATCACCAGTCTCACCTCTCCGGGAGCCGCTCGTCTACTCTCTACTCGCCCCAGGAGCCATCCGCTGCTGCCCAACGATACTCGCCGATGGAAGCCCTGTCCCCCACTTCGCCCTACGCGCCAAAATCCGCCCAAGGCCAGTTCGCTTCCCCCCCGGGCCAACGACAGTCTCCCACAAGGCAGTCCGAGTACATGCCCCAGAGCCCTCACTACGGTGGTCGTCAGCAACCTCCCCAACTCCCTCCGATCGCGCCGTACGGCGCGGCTCACGATGGGTACCCTTCAGCCGTCGTTGCCAACATCGATGGCGCTTTTGCCGGCGATCCCAAgtcgccgcgccgcccgaTCCCGCAGCCCATGCCCAGAGGGCCTGCCCCTGAATTCAGGCAATGTAGAGCTCCGACCGATCTTCGACCCAAGGTCAACGCCCAGCCTCCCTTTAGGCGTGCGAACCCCGAAGGAGGCTTTATCAGC CCCCTCCAAGCCCTGACGGTGCACCTCCCTGCCACCTACAGGATATGCAACCCGAACTTCAAATACGAGTCGTCGCGTAATCCTCGCCGGGTTCTGACCAAGCCGAGCAAGGGCGTCAAAAACGATGGGTACGACAACGAAGACAGCGACTATATCCTATACGTCAACGATATCCTGGGCTCAGAAGAGGCCGGCCATAA GAATCGGTATCTTATTCTCGATGTTCTGGGCCAGGGCACCTTCGGACAAGTTGTCAAATGTCAAAACCTCAAGACGCAGGAAGTGGTCGCCGTCAAGGTCATCAAGAACCGCACTGCGTATTTCAACCAGAGCATGATGGAGGTGTCGGTTCTGGACTTG CTCAACACCAAGCTCGATAAGAACGATGATCACCACCTTTTGCGACTTAAAGACACCTTCATCCATCGCCAACACTTGTGCCTGGTTTTCGAGCTTCTTAGCGTCAACCTGTACGAGTTGATTAAGCAGAACCAGTTCCGGGGTCTCAGCACGACCCTCGTCCGTGTTTTCGCTCAACAACTCCTCAACGGTCTGGCGCTGCTGAACAAGGCGCGGCTCATCCACTGCGACTTGAAGCCCGAGAACATCCTGCTCAAGAACCTCGAGAGCCCCATAATCAAGATCATCGATTTCGGTTCCGCATGCGACGAACGGCAAACGGTCTATACCTATATTCAATCCAGATTCTACCGATCTCCAGAGGTTCTGCTGGGCTTGCCGTACTCGTCGGCCATCGACATGTGGTCTCTCGGCTGCATTGTCGTAGAGCTGTTCCTCGGTCTCCCGCTGTTCCCAGGCTCCTCCGAGTACAACCAGGTTTCACGAATCGTTGACATGCTGGGCAACCCGCCGAATTGGATGATTGAGATGGGCAAGCAAGCCGGCGAATTCTTTGAGAAGAGGCAGGACGAGTTTGGTCGGCGGACGTACCAGTTGAAGAGCATGGAGCAGTACGCTCGGGAACACTCGACCAAGGAGCAACCGAGCAAAAAGTATTTCCAAGCCAACACACTGCCGGAGATCATCAAATCCTACCCCATGCCCCGGAAGAACATGAAGCAGAGCGAGATCGACAGAG AAATGAACAACAGAATCGCCTTCATCGACTTTGTCAGAGGACTGTTGAACATCAACCCCTTGGAGCGTTGGTCACCGCAGCAAGCCAAGTTGCACCCGTTCATCACCCAGCAGAAGTTCACTGGGCCGTTTGTGCCACCCATGAACCTAAAGTCCAGCTCTCTCAACAGGTCTCCAGCTCCTGGCAcgcaacagcagcagcaggccgaagCATTGAGCAAGCAAAGAGCGCAGGCAGCCCAAGCACAGGCGAACTCTGCCGCACAGGGAGCTTACGCCCAGATGGCGGCTCAATACCAACAACCTGCACACTCTCAGCAGCCGCCCATCTACAACAACCAGCCAATGTACTCGCCGAGCAGCAGTCACGCCGCCCAACCCCCACCATACGGGGCTCAGCAAGGTGCCTATGGCCTCATGACGCAACAGCCCGCGCAAATGCCTCCTGGACCTTATGGCGGCAGTGCGgcccaacaacaacaacagcaacaacaacaacctgGCCTATATCCCCAGCAAGGAATGCGACCGGCCCGCCAACGTGCTTCGACCATGGAGCAACAGCAAAGTGGTATCCCCGCTGCCATCCAGCGCGTTGCTAGTCACCTTGACCCGAGCCAGCCGATTCGCCTGCAGCCTAGCCCAGCCTACTATCCCCCTCCAACGGACGGCGGTATGGCTGGTATGGAAAATGCGGCtcagcgagcaggcagaCGCGGAAGTCGCGTacagcaaggaggaagaggcaaCCGAGATTTTATCCGCAACCTCGAGGAGAGAACGCTGGAGGAGGGCTTTATGGGAAACCAGAATCCTTGGCATTGA
- a CDS encoding Pentatricopeptide repeat protein gives MAKVATDFERIIQEGRERKKNEALAQKIFSKDRRQSAPTKLKPGAGPSLASRVGVKKRTASLGPKALPAGNIDGDWTHDLHGTVNGGGRGRNNGGNPGAGGLASRISAPGGRTAPVGAAAARRGDRRAEQKAAKVATAIERSGGMSDVQMTFSAPTNAPTGPAVKKGLSIRGLAGPFAVMAQNFAPGTTAADIESAMTPVGGEMLSCRIIKTSPLIVAEMVFATKEGGDAVIETFNNQTADGRIIKVYPKPGGYKEPVTTNGAHPVNVRSTSNHIIDGTNGFPEEMEEDDRGLYSDRIVGSGNSSSTNRRGRGSYRAGRR, from the exons ATGGCGAAGGTTGCGACCGACTTTGAGCGCATCATCCAAGAAG GAcgagaaaggaagaagaacgaGGCGCTGGCACAGAAGATCTTCTCCAAGGATAGACGGCAGAGCGCACCTACCAAGCTCAAGCCGGGCGCGGGTCCGTCGCTGGCGAGCAGAGTCGGCGTCAAGAAG CGCACCGCCTCTCTCGGTCCCAAGGCCCTCCCTGCGGGTAACATCGATGGCGACTGGACACACGACCTCCATGGAACCGtgaacggcggcggcaggggaCGGAATAATGGTGGCAACCCCGGTGCTGGCGGCCTCGCGTCGCGTATCTCGGCGCCCGGAGGTAGAACCGCGCCCGTTGGAGCTGCGGCGGCCAGACGAGGCGATAGACGCGCCGAGCAGAAGGCCGCCAAAGTCGCCACAGCGATTGAGCGCTCGGGTGGCATGTCAGACGTCCAGATGACCTTTTCCGCGCCCACCAACGCGCCGACCGGCCCCGCAGTGAAGAAGGGTCTTTCGATCCGTGGCCTGGCAGGTCCATTTGCGGTCATGGCCCAGAACTTCGCGCCGGGGACTACGGCAGCAGATATCGAGAGTGCGATGACGCCTGTCGGCGGGGAGATGCTGAGCTGTCGGATCATCAAGACCAGCCCGCTCATTGTGGCGGAGATGGTGTTTGCAACCAAGGAGGGTGGAGACGCCGTCATTGAAACGTTCAACAACCAAACG GCCGATGGACGGATCATCAAGGTATACCCCAAGCCCGGCGGCTACAAGGAACCCGTCACGACCAACGGCGCGCATCCTGTGAACGTccggtcgacgtcgaaccACATCATCGACGGCACGAACGGATTCCCCGAAGAGATGGAGGAAGACGACCGCGGCCTGTACAGCGATCGAATCGTTGGCagcggcaacagcagcagcaccaacCGCAGAGGCCGCGGCTCCTACCGCGCTGGCCGCAGATGA
- a CDS encoding Pentatricopeptide repeat domain-containing protein: protein MLSCKACLRRAIQPLSTKASFVETSATVSTLQHGLPPHLQLQQRSQTTVSRAAFMKEARRSPRDTDNADDVAEKNRKRKMDWAVDQHLKHMDDPYNIAQHVEATLKKGRFDEALLLVQRSSKDKQVAVAWNHLIEYKVRDKSVNAAIKLFNDMKKRGQQPNDRTYTILLTGCAKSLDPKAAVPKAVAIYNSLLKENSAVRANSFHLNAVLQVCGRAGDVDAMFSIAETADARAGRKTTAYTYTTIINALRFEAENPEKQRSQSLQEILDTMAQMVKRCKAIWEEVMRNWRKGTLELDEDLVCAMARVLLLGDKKDQANIIPLLEETMSVRDLACKNPAKDHALRMNEGMKGIAAAVGTAGSAQQKAVPSTKPRINYAIPRSNTLSLVLTTLLQNRQAKLAVQYWNLFVYYYGLEPDSDNWNQLLRIYERNGSSRDAAKVVQKLPDEMLVPIMYRRALSACVNDKMNQKAFENATAVLERMTAHVAASKGTTPLDVRALHIYLKVGLSSNFQFRQVAKSGEVEEARRAYGEQLAAAVNNIWAPFTSAKDAMLKKKPKAGGKPSSKTSQMHGFAVKELIEIARNMISAVDKIVNENRLADEEAVEALKQKRNKLNRFVVEFTDPNQQKEEDLVVTKNTPMKDGEGVM from the coding sequence ATGTTGTCTTGTAAAGCGTGCCTCAGGCGAGCGATACAGCCACTATCTACCAAGGCCTCTTTTGTCGAAACATCAGCCACGGTTTCGACCCTCCAACATGGCCTCCCACCCCACCTCCAGCTTCAGCAACGGTCTCAAACGACAGTCTCCCGCGCCGCTTTCATGAAGGAGGCGCGGAGAAGCCCCAGAGACACTGACAATGCTGATGACGTTGCCGAGAAAAACAGGAAGCGGAAGATGGATTGGGCTGTTGACCAGCACCTCAAGCATATGGACGACCCCTACAATATCGCCCAGCACGTCGAGGCAACCCTCAAGAAGGGCCGTTTTGACGAGgcgcttctcctcgtccaaCGCTCCAGCAAGGACAAgcaggtcgccgtcgcctggAACCATTTGATCGAGTACAAGGTTCGCGACAAGAgcgtcaacgccgccatcaagcTTTTCAACGACATGAAGAAGCGAGGCCAGCAGCCCAACGACCGAACATACACCATCCTCCTCACCGGCTGCGCAAAGTCGCTTGACCCTAAAGCCGCCGTTCCGAAGGCCGTCGCTATCTACAACTCGCTCCTCAAAGAGAACTCGGCCGTCCGCGCCAACTCTTTCCACCTCAACGCCGTTCTTCAGGTCTGCGGCCGCGCGGGCGACGTTGACGCCATGTTCTCCATCGCCGAAACAGCCGACGCCCGTGCCGGCCGCAAGACCACGGCATATACGTATAcgaccatcatcaacgccCTGCGGTTCGAGGCGGAGAACCCCGAGAAGCAAAGAAGTCAATCCCTCCAGGAGATCCTCGACACGATGGCGCAGATGGTCAAGCGGTGCAAGGCCATATGGGAGGAGGTCATGCGCAACTGGCGCAAAGGCACGCTAgaactcgacgaggacctcgtcTGCGCCATGGCCCGCGTACTGCTACTTGGCGACAAGAAGGATCAGGCTAATATCATACCCCTGCTCGAGGAGACCATGAGCGTCCGCGATCTGGCCTGCAAAAACCCCGCCAAGGACCATGCGCTGCGCATGAACGAAGGCATGAAGGGTATCGCCGCAGCCGTTGGCACTGCCGGCTCCGCGCAACAAAAGGCCGTCCcatcgacgaagccgaggatCAATTATGCCATACCGCGGTCCAACACTCTCTCCCTCGTTCTCACCACCCTCCTCCAAAATAGGCAGGCCAAGCTGGCTGTGCAGTACTGGAATCTATTTGTCTATTATTATGGCCTTGAGCCTGACTCGGACAACTGGAACCAGCTCCTCCGTATCTATGAGCGCAACGGATCGAGCCGCGACGCTGCCAAGGTTGTACAGAAGCTGCCCGACGAGATGCTGGTGCCCATCATGTACCGCCGTGCCCTTTCGGCTTGCGTCAACGACAAGATGAACCAGAAGGCCTTTGAGAATGCAACCGCTGTCCTGGAGAGGATGACGGCgcacgtcgccgcctccaaaGGGACGACGCCTCTCGACGTCCGCGCGCTTCACATATACCTCAAAGTTGGTTTATCGTCCAATTTCCAGTTCCGCCAGGTGGCCAAGtcgggcgaggtcgaggaagcGAGGCGCGCGTACggcgagcagctcgccgccgcagttAACAACATATGGGCGCCCTTCACCTCGGCGAAGGACGcgatgttgaagaagaaaccCAAGGCGGGAGGGAAGCCCTCATCCAAGACATCGCAAATGCACGGTTTCGCGGTCAAGGAGCTGATCGAGATCGCCCGCAACATGATCAGTGCCGTCGACAAGATCGTCAACGAGAACCGGCTCGctgacgaggaggccgtcgaggcgctTAAGCAGAAGCGCAACAAGCTCAACCGCTTCGTGGTCGAGTTCACCGATCCGAATCagcagaaggaggaggatctCGTCGTCACGAAGAATACGCCCATGAAAGATGGCGAGGGTGTCATGTGA